GGAACGAATGTTCTGTCGTGATTCGAACAACAAACATTAAGACTCATCATTGTGTACAGTTTTCAGAGCACTTCCGCCTGTTTCAAAGATTTCTCATCTCAATGAGCTCCGTTTGATCAGTCCGCCCTACGGTTCCAAAGATGGCTTCCCCCACGTGTGTGTAGCAAGTAACGTCCCATATGCCTCCTCCCCATGACATCAAGATGCACCACTCAAATACCCGAAGAAAGCATCCCCTCCTCACAGCTACCGCCGCCATCGGACGCCGCATCCCTCGCAACCATCCTCAACGCCCACTGAATCTCATCCCAGTCCGTCTCTCTGATGGACAGAATCGACGCCGTACGCCCAATGGCCGCCTTGCTGTCGTATGAGAGTCTGCAAACGCATCGGCACAGCTTGTTCTTGCCACTCGGCCCGAGGAACGCGCTGCtgtggccgtcgacgacgctgctgtggccgtcgacgacgctgccgaGCCACTAGCCCTTGAGTGTGCCGCCCAAGAACGGTTGTCGGTCAGTGAAAAGGTCCCGGAGCTGGAAATGCTGTACTCTGGCCGACAACTCTCGGCTCGAATAGTTCACCCTCGCAAAGAGCTCCAGCACCACATCTTGCCTCTCCCGAGCGCACTTGGTAAAGGCGTTCAGCATCTCACCAATCCTGAAGCAGATGCGCATCatggtcgccgaggagagtCAAACAACCACCGAGCGGTCTCTGACTTTGCCAGGGAAAGAGGGCCTGACGAACGGTGCTGGGTCCGACGGCGCGCTGGTCGTCTGCGGGAGGGAACCCCCACCAAGGGACTTTGTTCTAGAGCTCGGAGCCGCCTCATCGGCACAAGCAGTCACGAGGTCCCAGTCTACGTCTTCGTCAAGAAGATCAGGCTCCAAGGATTCGATCTTTGAGGCTCCGCCGGGGCTTGTGGCAGGCGATGAGAACTGCAGCTGCGAGTCGAAGCTCTCGGCAGACCTCGAGTCCTGGTCCATTTTGTGCACCATGCTTGAGGGCGGGACCTGGGCTGCTTTGGCTACTGCGGCTGTCGCTAATAGCTGGTTCATCTCATCCTCGTCAATGCCCCCGAGGGAGTACATGTCGGAGTCGCTGTCTTCATTTGTCGCGGCCTCTGCCATCTTGTGTTAGGTTAGGTTTCCGAGGCTCTCGGCGTCGAAATGCAGAAACGACTTCGTTATGGGTGCATGCACATTCGACAGGGTTGAAGCAACAATTACCAAGGTTGAACTGTGTGGCACTAGGCAGGTATGTGTTGTCTGGGTTTGTGgaaggaagaaggaagagcAGCCAGGCAAGTACCGTCACAGCACAGGCACAAGCCACCAGATCATGTGATCCACTCTCACACTGTCCATCCTTTGATCCACGTGACCTTATGCTGCGATtgcctcctccatcttcttctcgttctcGGTGTCGTTTTGTCTTCTATTGGAGATCGCGGTGATGTGATGAAACACTGAGTAGAATGATTGCGACCCAAAATTCGAAGACTCAGGGTACACTAACGTCTACGAAGGGTAAATCTTCTATTGTTCTTACACTGTGTTCTTCCTTCAACCGAAGCCGACGCTGTTGCGCCAACCCGGACTTAATCTATTGGAGGTCTCTCCTGTTCCCTATAAAATTTCATTCAAGTCGTCCGCCGTATCCCAGCATCTTAACCCTCAACCCATGCGCCAGGAATGTGCAAAGGCGGGTTTTCTATCTGCTCCCAAAAGTCTCCGGCATACTCCCATGCGTCGAGGTCCCATATCAGCTTCCAGTCTTGCGGTTCCGGGCCATATGTAAAAGAAACAAGCCTCCAACCCGAAGCGTCGCCCAGTGTATTACGCCACCGCCGACAGCGTAATGTGTCATCAGCAAGATACAGCTCCAACTCCCGCCTGCCATATACGACTAGGTCTATCCCGGAGGATTGCGCATCCTCCAGCCAGCTCAATAATGCCTCCGACAGCCAGCGCGGCTTTGGATCTGGTATGTACCAATTATATGAAGCAACAAATTGGGACCGAAACATTCCAACAATGGTTGGTGTCGTATCGGCCAGGCCGTCAACCCTAGAGTCTCCTTTTCTGCAGAGGTCTTTGACAGATAACGCCCTGAAACTCCATCTGGCAATCTCTCGCCAGGAATCCCAAATCATTGGATTTTCCTCTGTCCATCTTGAATTATGCAAGAAAAAGTTTGTGAAGTATGCAACGGCCAAACTAGCAAGTGAGCTCGACGATGATATCCCAAGGATCACTCGAAAAGCCGCAGGATCTAGATTGCCGCCTTTGCGCAAATCTTCGAGCAAAAGTCGGGGGTTGACATGGTCCCAATCCAAACGACTAAGTCGTTTTTCTGGCGGAAATTGGTAATAAGACTCCAATCCTATCGGCCCCTTCATGAGCATCGCCTCGAGAGCTCCTGGTATACTCCATACGATTTCCGGTAGTGTGCGATGCAGTacaacctcgtcctcggggtcgAAATACCgctcaacatcatcatcataTACGCCGTTTTCGAGTGCGTATCGAAAAGTTTCCAAAGAATCTTCAACGCGTGCGAACACCGGAAAGAAGAAGGTCATGGGGGTGACGGTACAGAGGCCGACGTCAGTTAGACTCAACCCCATATCGACCAAGTTTTTGGTTATGTCAGGAAAGTGATAAATAACGGCCACCTGCTCTCAAAAGTGAGTTGGCTGCTGTCCAGGGGATCGAATTGGAAACGGGCCATACGTGTAGCAATGTGAACCCGCTGGGATCAACATCTTGTAAAGAGGCCTCCCCCGCGCTGAGAGCCTCTAAGATATCAGACCAAGAACCGCCTCGGACATAGCAAAATATGGGTGCATCGACGTGTCGCATTATCCAGGGCTTGAGTAGAACTTTCCACCCTGTACACGCCCTTTGTGCCTGGAAATCCCAGACCGTCTCTGATATCCACCATGGAATCTGGACACGTGCCTGGTGAACTAATACATGTCATTTGATGCCTTACGGGAGTGTAAATATTGGGATAAAGTTACCTTGGATGCCGGGGTGACTGGGGTCTGATGTCGTTTGATAGACGAAAGCACCGAAGAAAGAGGCCTTCCGCCATGGTATCGAGGCCATTGAACACCAGCTGTTTTGACCAGAACACACGTTCTGCCTGGCTTGCGGGCTTCCCACAATAATTTCAGACTGTATGGGTTGGTTTGCTGCTGTCGATTGAGCGGGGCCGTCCTGGATCACCGACCGCAACTTGACCAGAGAACTGTGCACGAGACGTCAGAACAGCAATTCAATCACTTGCAACCGATGAATAGCACTCACATCGTGTATGTCTGCTGCGAGAGAGCCAGAAGCTGCAGAGCGAACCGTATCTTGTTCTGGTAGGCTTGGATCTGCTCCTTCTTAAACGTGACCTTCAGCTTCGTGATGTGCCTCCTGGACCGCTTCGCGGTATTGATCCGCGActgcagctcctcggccagcgcgTCCAGCTCCCCCACCGCCTGCTGGCAGTACTCCATGCTGAGGTTCGCCGCGCTGTCGCGGTGCACCCGGTGCGTCCGCTGCGAGAACTcggcctccatctcggcgaGCACGGGCCGGAGGATCTCCAGCTGCCGGACGAGGTGGGCGATCTCGTTGGGCACGTCCTGGACCTCGTCCCAGAGCTTCTTCAGCTTGACGATGCTGGCGCCGAACTTGcccgccatctcggccacCGTCAGGGCGctcacgacgacgccgaatACTTCCGCCATGGTGGTGTTCTTTTCCGCACGTCGATGCCTCTTGACGGGGTTGGGTAGTGAAGTTGGAATGCCTTGCTGAGCATATCTGACAAGGTGTCGCGGAAACCGCTCCGAGGGCGAAGCTTTCGAGTTAGCAAATTGGCGGACTCTGTCAAGCTGTCAGATGCGGGGAGGGAGCGAGCCTCATTTCAAAGAGTCGAGAAGGCTGCATAGCCACGAACCGCCCTGCAAAGCGTCAGGCTTTCCTGCAGGCTGCGCGAACTCGTGCATGAGATATCGCCAGCAAAGCCGCCCAACGAGCCTGAGAATGTCAGCTGGAGTCTTGGCCTGGCCAGTAAGATTATTCCAGCGCAGCATGGCGTTGTGGCACAGCAGCCAATGGAGACGCGGGTTCGAATCTGCTTATATACCATGAGTGCTGCATCAAGCGTGTCATCGTGCAGGGCAGATTTGCCGTATAAGAGAACAACGGCGAAGAGCACAGGGAGAAAACTGGCGGTGTTGGTTTCCTTTACACATTCTCAACAATCTTCGTGTCTAAAACGCAACCAtgaaaggaaaagaaggacaaAGCCCCGACAGTTCCCTGAAGGGACAAATACAGAAACAAAACCTATATCGCCTCTAGCTGCATAGTGTGCGCCACGTATCCCAAGTCTATCCTACAGACCAAACGAAGGTGACCTTCTACCAAACTGATGGAAACAATTCCCAAAATGTTTCTGGACCCCGCTTACTGGATGGTCGGAGGCGGTGTCGGTGACCTCTTCGGCTTCTTGACTtctggcggtggtggtgcagcTGTTGGTGCTTCAGGCTCCGGCGCGGCTTTGGCGGGTTCTGGAGCAGGCACTGGCTGTGCAAGTGctggtgccggtgccggtgccggtgccgcctTCGATACATCAGGCTCCGCCATGACCTTTGGCGATGTGAGTTCGACCTTTGGCGTGTCGGATTCCAGCGTGGCATTTGGCGATGCGGAAGCGACTTGTGGCGATTCAGACTCTGGCGCAGTCTTGGGCGGTTCCGGGACGGGATCCTCAGCGCCCTTTGGCGCCGGCTCAATCGTCTTCAAGTCCGCATCCCACATCTCCTTGACCAAACCCCAGTACCGCGACGGGTTCAGTTTCGCATGCGCAACGTGCTGGCTCCCGTCGAACCGCTCCTTCCGGACATTGAACCcgttctccttggcctcctcggcgtgcctctcgacgtcggcccaGTGGATCATCTCATCCTCCTTGCTGTACAGATACGCCCGCCGCTTCTCGCTCCCTAGCAACGCCTTTTGGCGCAACGCCGCCCACATCTTCCCGAAGAAGCCGATCCTCCCGAGCGGGACGTGGAAGAGCCAGAACCAGCCGATGAAGACGTGGGCCAGCGGCGCGAGGACcctcggcatcgaggccgagagcgcGCGGTAGCTCCGCATCCAGTGGAAGCCTCCCGGGCAGGAGTCATAGAGGGTGACGtggggcggcagcgccagGCGCCCCGCtcggtcggcgtcggcgtacAGCTCGAGGAACTTTGCATAGTTggtggcgccgccgttggagAAGACGTGGAGCAGCAGCTGGGGCTGGCCACCCCCGGAAAAggccgccggggcggcgtcggccagggaccggacgacggggacggcGGGCTTGATCTGGCGCTTGGAGATGCGGGTGGAGAGGGTGTGGATGAAGGGGCacttgacgaggaggatgctgGCGGACGGGTAGAGGGCCATGTAGCGCGACGTGTACTTTGCGATGTGGACGTCCTGGGCCGACATCCAGctgaagatgacgatgagccTGGGCGAGTTCGGGTCCagcaccgccgacggcgggtCGTAGAGgaacgtcgtcggcgagagcTCTTGCATGGCGGGCAGGGGTCCGGCAGCGCCGGCTGGTTGATTCGATGCCATGGTGACTTTCTGCGGGTTGGTTTGGGCGTCTCGAAGAAAGTTTACTACTATTCACGTTTTGTGACGGAGGGGAAACTCTCCAACGGATGGATCTCACTCGAGCGGGTTGCAGTGCCAGTGCCAGTGCCAGTGCCAATCTACAATGTCTTGGGAGGATGTGGAGGGAAAGAGAAATGGACGAGCGAGAGGTCGAGTACTATGCTATGTATAAAGAAAGTAGTGGGAATCAATGAGATGGACGGGTCACTAGGACCGCTAGACCGTGCAtctatcctcctcctcagcccTGTTCTTGGGTCTTGTCGTCATCATGGCAAGGTTGGCTGGGTTTCCCTTTCGGGGAAGTGCCTCGGCTCCATCCCCCGGTTACAGGGGGGGAGCTTTGATGTCTCAACGACATGGTGAAGGATTTCTGTTGAATTCTTGGCTACGATTCATACTCATCTTCTAGAAAACACCCCGGTTGAAGGTCGAAAGAGGCGCCGAGTCCGGACAGACTTAAGAAGAACGAAAGCCAGCGGACCGGCGGAGGGATTGCAGCTCCGGTCCTCTGCGGCCAACCAGACGGAGATTGCGGTGCAGAGATCGAAGGCGTCAacactttttttttggggtGACACTAACTAACTAACTACCTAGTCAGTTGAAACACCAAACGACTGTGCTCACAGCTCACACTCCAAGAGACCCAGGAGAGGTCAGAGCATATGTCCAAGTTATTTACTCCCGTTACCCAGGTGCATGGTAAATGATGGCAAAAAGTCGCAGCTTGCAAACACATCTGATTTACAAGGCTAGGAACTCATCAACCAAGTCAATTTTTCGTAACAATCTCTTTCGGTTGCGACGAAGTGCGATTGGTGACTACGGCTGCGGGCCGAAAAGATGGGCCATCGGAGCACAGCATGGTAGATACATCGCGGACAACGCGCCATCTCGCATGTCGCATGTCGCAAGTTGCAAGACACAGATAGACCTGTCATGCAGATGAGATGTAAACCGGGTTGTCGCGTGCATATGTAAAGGTTGTTGTGTGCTCCAGATCCAAAATAACTTGGGTGGTTAAAGCACACACATCTTTCGCTGGAACACCACACGGACTTGCATTTTCTCTCTTATCGCCAGCACCTTTTTTACTGGGAAAAAATTCTGGATATGGTGGCAAGCACTGCTCTTCTGGACAATCCCGAGTTTCTTGGCGTTTGCCTAATGAAGTGGCTTACTTCCCGATAACCGTGTCTTGTACTACCGGTGCCTGGGAGGTCGCATGAGATGCCGGAAGCAGACATCCGCACAAAGCAATTACAGAATGCTGATATTCTGAGTAACCCCTAAACATTTGATTAGGTACGCCGTTTCAGATAGATTCCAGTTTATGAAGCGGCTGGTATGCTTGTATTGGGACTCCGTGACAATCCCTTACAAGAGGCATTGCTATCGTTCTTGTGGCTCAAGGACACAGGGTCGGCTCCAACCAAGACGACTTGCGATTGATTATGAAATCTCAACATCAAATACTGATTCTCGTGATGTGCCGACCAAATTATTGGTCCAAATACACAACTTGACCCATGGGAATCAGCGGTCTAGGGGAGCATCCTCTCGTTGCGGACCGGCCCAGCCCGAAGGCCCGACTCGGTTTGAACGTGGGACGATGGCGGGAAGAAGTCGTAACTGACAAACAGGGTAACTTGCAAGTGACGTTAGCCATCTCGGTTCATCTTCATATACAAATGCCCGAGGAGTGGATATCGGAGTGCCAAATGCCAACGATATGGAGAGAATTGCGATTCTGTGGTATCCCAAAGACATAATCATTCCTCTATTCCAACAGGATATGCTAAATGTAGGTAGGCTCAAGGTGAGATACACTCTTGCCATCTGGTGTCCGGGTTGATCCTGCCGAAAACCATGAAAGGAAAGTCCACCTGGGAGATCGAGGCAGGCGGCAGCgtcccttctcgtcctccagAACGACGGCAGCCGCTTCCCTCTCAGCTCCTGCTCATGTAGAGTAAGGCAGACGACACGACACGTGCCATGCCGGAGGCACATACTACCTTcctaccttaggtaggtaccaACCAGgtattctctctctctctctctctctctctctctctctctctctctctctctctctctctctctctctcagagAAGTCACTTACCAAGGTTCTACGATTGTAGCCCGGACGGCAACCCCCTGTGCTTTTCCTCCCGGGCTCTTGCTTTGCCAACCAACGAGCATCGCCCCCTTTTCGCTTGTTAATCTTCCTCGCCCGTAAAatctttcttctttcccctttATTTCTCTCCAATCTTTCTCCCAAACGTTTTACCATCCCCTCTCTACCTCTATTCGTCTCTTCACTCGAGACAGAAGCTGTGCCTCGCCTGTTTCACTCACTCTCTCGTTCCATCAGTCACTCATTCCCATTTCACGACACTCGTTCCATCTTGCTCGTCGACATCAAACCATGAAGATCACCAGCCTTATTTCCTCGTTGTTGGGGACCTTCCTGCTGTTGGCCAACGTTGCCTTGGCCAAGGACAGACaccgcgtcggcgtcgagatcAAGAGCCCCCTCAAGGGCGTCCACTTCCAGCGCATCAAGGCCTTCCGCGATGTCGCCCCAGATGAGGTCTCGGATCGCGTCCAGCTCCTCAAGCCCTTCCGTAGTAGGATCACTGGTCACAACGCCGCTACAGCACTGGGCGCCGCTCAGCCCCGTGGCCTCTCGTCCGCTTACCAGAATATCACGGCTCTCTCTCCCTATGGAACCCAGTACGCCGTCGAGGTTACCTGGGACGGCAAGCCCGTCAACGTGATCTTCGACACCGGCAGCAGTGACACCTGGGCTACCGCTTCCAACTTTACCTGCACAAACATGGTCGGCACTGCTGTCTACTCCCAGGAAGCCTGCGCTTTCGGCCCGAACAAGATCGACGGCTTCAAGTACGGCCCCGTTGAGGATATCCACTTCACCTTGGGCTACGGCTCTGGCGAGCGCGTCTCTGGCCCCATGGGTTTCAGCGACATCGAAGTTGCCGGCATTACTGTCAAATATCAACAGGTCGGTCTCGCTAACAAGACGTACTGGATGGGCAACAACTACACCAACGGCGTCCTCGGATTGGCCTACCCTTCCATTACCAGCGCCTTCACTGGCGACTTGGATGAGAATCGCCCTGCCTTCCAAGTTCCCTACTCCCCCTTCTTCACCAGCATGGTCCAGCAAGGCCTGTCTGCGGATTCCTTCAGTGTCTCTCTTATCCGCAACTCCAGCGGTGTCATTGGATGGGGTGGCCGCACTGGTCTGCCCGTCGACGGTCCCACGGCGTACACCGACCTTATCATTGTTAGTTTCTGCTTCCTTAAACTTGCCGGACACCAGCTGACAAGCCCGAGACCACAATCAACCCGGAGAGACCAGAAGGCAGCTGGCAGTACTCGTACTATAccgtccttgtcgacggTATCCGCTGGGGATCGACCTCAGACACGAGGAAGTACCCCTACATCGTCGACACCGGCACCACGCTCATGTATGTGCCTCCGCCTATCGCCGAATCTATCGCCCGGTCGTTCTCTCCCAGCGCCGTCTACCTCTTCCAGTACGGCGGGTACTTTGCTCCGTGCGATGCCCTTGCTCCCAAGATTGCTGTCGTCATCGAGGGCGCGAGCTTCTTCATCAACCCTGTAGACATGATGTATCGCGGTCTCAGAGACCCTCTCACCGGATATTGCCAGATCGGCATCACCACGGGCGGCACGGGTCCATATGTTCTCGGCACTGTCTTCTTACACAACGTCGAGGCCTACTTTGACGTCGGCGCTGGCCAGATGCGTTTCTATGGCCGAGAGACGTTTGGTCCAACGCCCCAGCTGCCCGAGAAGTAAATTCTCAGCAGCATGTCGACCATCTCTGCGAGACTCATTCCCCAATATTGCGGACACAGTGGGTTGAGATGATGCAGTTTTGATATGTGTGGCCAGGCGGTATGGGAAATGATTTGCCGAGTGTTGTTTTGGGATCACGGTAAACAAAAAAAACATCTCTTTTACCAGAATgactgagagagagagaaacaggGAGATAGGGTTCAGTCTAACGAATGCCACTTGCCTCGTACTATTTTTGAAAGCGCGGCCGAGTTCGAATTGAGGACTTTTTGCCTTCCTTCTGTACCGTTGAACTCAGCTCTTTCCAAAGCGGATTGGTTGATAGATATTGAAGTGCTTTCTAAGAGCGGAAGATTTAGCGTCAATACCGTTCCACAGTCGGACAGCGCTAAAACTACTGCTGAGGTCGGGACTTATCGGAGTGGCAACAGGGGGCTGAGGGCTTATCGTAATTTGGGTGTTTTTCCCTTGGGTCCTTATCGATAGCGGCCTGCTCTGTGTGTGACCTCACTGATGGCTCACTCATTTCTGCCACTTCACTCACCAGTGTTCGTGATCTAGGTCCTTGTGCACACTTCTCTGACGACAACTTACCTCAAGGCGACGTTTTGAATATCCAGAAGACagctttctcttctcttcttcaacatcCATTCGTATCTTCTTGTCAGAATTGTCCTTCCAGCACCTTCGTAGTGTCACGATCGCCTCAAGTCGCCCCCCTGTGTGTGCTGCGGTTATTCGGCAGTTGCTGTACCGATCCTCCACTCCGACATCCCCCGCGCCCGCTCGGCAGAGCTTCAAGGGTAAAGAAAGAAGCAGGATTCTTCCGGTCTGGGTTCGATCCGACGAAGGCATTCCCATCGACACGAAACCCAGCTCCCCGTATCAACAGCAttcctcatcatcatgggCATCGGAGTAATCCCGGCAGGTGCTGAAGACGCCAAGCGACAGCAGCCTAGGCGACAGCACACCTGGAGCTTCAGCAAGGTACGCACGAATGGTCGAGATTTCTTTTTCCCCGATTGACCGAGAGAGCGTCTCGAGTTTTAATTGACGCGTTTTGTACTTGTGCCGGCCGGACCTAGGCGGCCTGCATTGCAAGTGCAGTGAGAGTTATTCGCAGCAGCCACTTGAACTCGCAGCATCGTGGGCGACTTCGTCAAGTGacctccttttttttccccttcccttcgtcctcgcctcAATCCGTTCCGTGTTCGGTGGTCTCTGGCGGTGTGAATAATCACGCAGGGGGGGGTATCGGTCAGTGACCACACCCCCTGGGCCGTTGATACGATCTGGCAATCGTGCCGATTTGCTGGATCCGAGTCCCAGACGGCTGGACCTACTGGTTCGGAACTGGGCCTGGCAAGAGGGGAGTAGTATGAAAAGAGCAACAAAAAAGCCCCTGGCTGTCATGAGGGCTTCCCAGAAAGTGCAGCGGTGGATTCCGTTTTGGAGGTCAGGAGACTTTTCCGGATGACCCTTTTCCCCTGGCAGCCGCTGTGGGGGTCAGCTGCTAGCGGCCGTTGACCTGGTTGATTGAGCCATGAGAGAAAGCCTGTCGGACAGAGATGCGAAGACACGAGTGGGAAAAAGACGTGGCTCGAAGATGCATCGTGCGCATTGGCCGAGTTGCCGATTTCGTATGTTGGAGAATACCAATTAGCCGGAAATGGCCTGGGAGGAAGGACGACGGAAAGTGGCGCGCCGGGAGCGAAACCGAATGGCAAAGTTGTCAGAACAGAGGAAAAGGTCTGCCGGCTCGCGACTTATGTTGTTTGAGAATTCTGGACCTGGCTGGTATTTCCCCCGATTGGAATTACGCATCATTCCTTTTCGTttgcgtcgtcgtcatcggaaAAGGTAGTTTGCCAATTCCGATGTCTGCCGTAACGGGGCTCCGGCTATGGCTGGCAAGTCATGTTGGAGTGTTCGGCGTGGTCTGACGTCCACCTCGGCTGTCCTGGCCCCTCGGTGAGCGGCAGCGAGCTTGGAAGGGGTGGTGAGTGGTATCAGGGCAAAGTTGATTGGCAAGTTGGTGCGAAGGATGCATGCTAGATGTCCCGTTCGATGCGGGGATGGCTGTGGCGTTGAGGAGCTGGACCTTCTGCAGCCCAGGCCAGCCGaacttcttcctcctctctgTCTATCTCTGGCTGGGCTAGTCCCGACCAGGGGCCGGGGAAAGGCGGGCACAAGACACGAAAATGAGGGGCATTGGCCGTGTGGAACGGGGAGGATTGGAGTTGGGATGGGGTCATggaggggcgggcgggcagACCTGACTACGGACGAGAAGGCGGCCTCTGACATTCCACGCAATGTCATGCCTaggccctgctgctgcatggcTGCAGCCATCGTTCACGAGCTGTCCCTCGCGGACCGGCAGACGGGAAGTCAAGAGCGACAAGGTTGACATTTGGGTCATCGGTGGCCGAACGCACTCGGCGCTGGACGGCGTGTGTCCCGGAATGGGCCAATCGTCACGCCAATTGCTTCACTCAGTTGGTGATCCAATGCATGTGTTCTTCCTGGGATTCCCGAGCGCGACGGCTACGCGTTATGCAAGCAGCATCCTCTGCTACTCTGTCTGTCATATCTTCTGGGCATGGGTGGACCGGATATCTGAATCGGGATGGACGACGAGTTGAGCTAgtggcctgctgctcctgttTCCTTCCTATTGTCTGCATTGCCGTCTCTCGCCGTTGCAGCAGCTCTTGTCTTGGGTCTTGAAAGCCATCCATCACTGCCGAGTCCAGCCTAGTCAGTACCTTCATCACTCTGTTGCCTTGTTCTACCCGCACTCGGCTGGATGGCGCTTTTGCTGGCGGCCACGTTTGACTCCAGGCTGTTTGTTCTGTTCCTCGGGATATTACTATTATGTATCCCCTCTCTCGGCACCCCTTCTGcacccttccccctccccccctgttACATACCTTTTACGTACCTTTCTCACAATCCCCTTCACACTTTCTCATCCTCGTGCACGCCACTCGCCCACTCATTACTCTATTCATCACCTACTTACCTTTTTTCCTTGGCCTGACCTAACATCAGATCactcctcttctcctcacTACATCATTCCAACCTCCCAAAAACTGTGTAACTGCACAAGGACTTGCATCTATCTCTCTGCACCTATCGCCTACACTGCACTATACATACACATACAAACCACATGCACATGCAAACAATCCCAAACTCTTCATCACCCAGTTTGAACCCTACctaccctacctacctacccgTAGCCTGTAGCCCACCAACTTCAGCCCCTGCTAGTAGTTCTTTCACAGGGTCTCCTTGAGCCTTGTTGTACCTAGCGGTTGCTTCCCCGGTAGAGAACACCTCCACCCCGGCCTTTAGG
This genomic interval from Colletotrichum higginsianum IMI 349063 chromosome 9, whole genome shotgun sequence contains the following:
- a CDS encoding Eukaryotic aspartyl protease yields the protein MKITSLISSLLGTFLLLANVALAKDRHRVGVEIKSPLKGVHFQRIKAFRDVAPDEVSDRVQLLKPFRSRITGHNAATALGAAQPRGLSSAYQNITALSPYGTQYAVEVTWDGKPVNVIFDTGSSDTWATASNFTCTNMVGTAVYSQEACAFGPNKIDGFKYGPVEDIHFTLGYGSGERVSGPMGFSDIEVAGITVKYQQVGLANKTYWMGNNYTNGVLGLAYPSITSAFTGDLDENRPAFQVPYSPFFTSMVQQGLSADSFSVSLIRNSSGVIGWGGRTGLPVDGPTAYTDLIITTINPERPEGSWQYSYYTVLVDGIRWGSTSDTRKYPYIVDTGTTLMYVPPPIAESIARSFSPSAVYLFQYGGYFAPCDALAPKIAVVIEGASFFINPVDMMYRGLRDPLTGYCQIGITTGGTGPYVLGTVFLHNVEAYFDVGAGQMRFYGRETFGPTPQLPEK
- a CDS encoding Indole-diterpene biosynthesis protein, which gives rise to MASNQPAGAAGPLPAMQELSPTTFLYDPPSAVLDPNSPRLIVIFSWMSAQDVHIAKYTSRYMALYPSASILLVKCPFIHTLSTRISKRQIKPAVPVVRSLADAAPAAFSGGGQPQLLLHVFSNGGATNYAKFLELYADADRAGRLALPPHVTLYDSCPGGFHWMRSYRALSASMPRVLAPLAHVFIGWFWLFHVPLGRIGFFGKMWAALRQKALLGSEKRRAYLYSKEDEMIHWADVERHAEEAKENGFNVRKERFDGSQHVAHAKLNPSRYWGLVKEMWDADLKTIEPAPKGAEDPVPEPPKTAPESESPQVASASPNATLESDTPKVELTSPKVMAEPDVSKAAPAPAPAPALAQPVPAPEPAKAAPEPEAPTAAPPPPEVKKPKRSPTPPPTIQ
- a CDS encoding Sequence orphan, whose product is MMRICFRIGEMLNAFTKCARERQDVVLELFARWLGSVVDGHSSVVDGHSSAFLGPSGKNKLCRCVCRLSYDSKAAIGRTASILSIRETDWDEIQWALRMVARDAASDGGGSCEEGMLSSGI
- a CDS encoding Sequence orphan produces the protein MAEAATNEDSDSDMYSLGGIDEDEMNQLLATAAVAKAAQVPPSSMVHKMDQDSRSAESFDSQLQFSSPATSPGGASKIESLEPDLLDEDVDWDLVTACADEAAPSSRTKSLGGGSLPQTTSAPSDPAPFVRPSFPGKVRDRSVVV